The following are encoded in a window of Pseudomonas graminis genomic DNA:
- the efeB gene encoding iron uptake transporter deferrochelatase/peroxidase subunit, producing MKDSDSKNAPISTDRRRVLLGLGAAGAAVAGASLTGNAFAATAPAQVTEAPKSEKTQDHNAFHGQHQSGIVNPRPTAGMMVSFDVLAQDREDLERMFRTLNERIAFLMTGGAVPQVDPKLPPLDSGILGPVVTPDNLTITVSVGDSLFDDRFGLESVKPKRLQRMVGFPNDALEADCCHGDLSIQFCSNAPDSNIHALRDIVKNLPDLLLVRWKQEGTVPAQAPLKPGQAPESARNFLGFRDGSANPDSNNQKTMNELVWVQPGSDEPAWAANGSYQAVRIIRNFVERWDRTPLQEQEAIFGRVKTTGAPMDGKTEADVPDYHKDPEGKITKLDSHIRLANPRTAETQRNLILRRPFNYSNGVNKNGQLDMGLLFICYQADLEKGFITVQTRLNGEPLEEYLKPIGGGYFFTLPGVVDNNDFIGRSLLAASAQTTKTA from the coding sequence ATGAAAGACTCCGATTCAAAAAACGCGCCGATCTCCACTGACCGTCGCCGCGTCCTGCTGGGCCTTGGCGCTGCAGGCGCAGCAGTGGCCGGTGCCAGCCTGACCGGCAATGCGTTCGCCGCCACCGCGCCGGCGCAGGTCACCGAAGCACCGAAAAGCGAAAAGACCCAGGACCACAACGCGTTCCACGGTCAGCATCAAAGCGGCATCGTCAACCCGCGCCCAACCGCCGGGATGATGGTCTCTTTCGACGTACTGGCCCAGGACCGCGAAGACCTCGAGCGCATGTTTCGTACGTTGAACGAGCGCATTGCGTTTTTGATGACCGGCGGGGCCGTGCCCCAGGTCGATCCGAAACTGCCGCCACTGGATTCCGGCATCCTCGGCCCGGTGGTCACGCCGGACAACCTGACCATTACCGTGTCGGTGGGTGACTCGCTGTTCGACGACCGCTTCGGGCTGGAATCCGTCAAACCCAAGCGCTTGCAGCGCATGGTCGGTTTCCCCAACGACGCGCTGGAAGCCGATTGCTGCCATGGCGACTTGAGCATTCAGTTCTGCTCGAACGCCCCGGACAGCAACATTCACGCCCTGCGCGACATCGTGAAAAACCTGCCGGACCTTTTGCTGGTGCGCTGGAAACAGGAAGGCACGGTGCCCGCCCAGGCCCCGTTGAAACCGGGCCAGGCGCCGGAAAGCGCGCGCAACTTCCTGGGTTTCCGCGACGGCTCGGCCAACCCGGATTCGAACAACCAGAAGACCATGAACGAGCTGGTCTGGGTGCAGCCCGGCAGCGACGAGCCGGCCTGGGCCGCCAACGGCAGCTACCAGGCGGTGCGCATCATCCGCAACTTCGTCGAGCGCTGGGACCGTACCCCGCTGCAGGAACAGGAAGCCATCTTCGGCCGGGTCAAAACCACTGGCGCGCCGATGGACGGCAAGACCGAAGCCGACGTTCCGGATTACCACAAAGACCCGGAAGGCAAGATCACCAAGCTGGATTCGCACATCCGCCTGGCCAACCCGCGCACCGCTGAAACCCAGCGCAACCTGATCCTGCGTCGCCCGTTCAACTACTCGAACGGCGTGAACAAGAACGGTCAGCTGGACATGGGCCTGCTGTTCATCTGCTATCAGGCGGACCTGGAGAAAGGTTTCATTACCGTGCAGACACGCCTCAACGGCGAGCCGCTGGAGGAATACCTCAAGCCTATCGGCGGCGGGTATTTCTTCACCCTGCCGGGCGTGGTCGACAACAACGATTTCATCGGCCGGTCGCTGTTGGCCGCCTCTGCCCAAACAACAAAAACTGCCTGA
- the efeO gene encoding iron uptake system protein EfeO, translated as MKKSPLALLLTFGVLQTSMSAFAATAPLDLVTPVSDYKIYVTENVDTLAADTQKFTDAIKKGDLATAKKLFPTTRLSYESIEPIAELFSDLDASIDSREDDHENGVKADDFTGFHRLEYALFSQNSTKDQAVFADKLLADVKELQSRIADMTFPPEKVVGGAAALMEEVAATKLSGEEDRYSHTDLYDFQGNVDGSKKIVDLFKPQLEKSDKAFVAKVEKNFATVDKILAKYKTKDGGYETYDKVKEQDRKALAGPVNTLAEDLSQMRGKLGLN; from the coding sequence ATGAAAAAGTCGCCTCTCGCGTTGTTGCTTACCTTTGGCGTGTTGCAGACATCGATGTCCGCGTTCGCCGCCACCGCGCCGTTGGACCTGGTCACGCCGGTTTCGGACTACAAGATCTACGTGACCGAAAACGTCGACACCCTGGCCGCCGACACCCAGAAGTTCACCGACGCGATCAAGAAGGGCGACCTGGCGACGGCGAAGAAGCTGTTCCCGACCACGCGTCTGTCCTATGAGTCAATCGAGCCGATCGCCGAGCTGTTCAGCGACCTGGACGCGTCGATCGACTCCCGTGAAGACGATCACGAGAACGGCGTGAAGGCCGACGATTTCACCGGTTTCCACCGTCTGGAATATGCGTTGTTCTCGCAGAATTCCACCAAGGATCAGGCCGTGTTCGCGGACAAGCTGCTGGCTGACGTGAAAGAGCTGCAGTCGCGTATCGCGGACATGACGTTCCCGCCGGAGAAGGTAGTGGGCGGTGCGGCTGCGTTGATGGAAGAAGTGGCGGCGACGAAGCTGTCGGGCGAGGAAGACCGTTACAGCCATACCGATCTGTATGATTTCCAGGGCAACGTTGACGGTTCGAAGAAGATCGTCGATCTGTTCAAGCCGCAGCTGGAGAAGTCGGACAAGGCGTTCGTGGCGAAGGTCGAGAAGAACTTTGCGACGGTGGACAAGATCCTCGCGAAGTACAAGACCAAGGACGGTGGCTATGAGACTTACGACAAGGTGAAGGAGCAGGACCGCAAGGCGCTGGCGGGCCCGGTCAATACGTTGGCTGAAGATCTGTCGCAGATGCGCGGGAAATTGGGTCTGAACTGA
- a CDS encoding molybdopterin-dependent oxidoreductase encodes MIEPKKRAIARIKLEPAQQIQLESLQRRHFLKGGLTVGAMAMLTGCNLQDGDQVDKVLWSMSRWNDRVQAWLFSGQKLAPTFSKDQVRNPFPFNAFYSEDDIPELDTADWKLGVSGLVRDKAPWTLEGLRKLPQRSDITRLICVEGWSAIGQWGGVPLRTFLEHVGADTTAKFVGFKCADRYYSSLDMPTALHPQTLLALDFAEVALPPEYGYPLRVRVPTKLGFKNPKHIVEIVVSNENPGGYWEDQGYNWFSGI; translated from the coding sequence ATGATTGAGCCTAAAAAACGCGCCATTGCGCGCATCAAACTGGAACCGGCCCAGCAGATTCAGCTGGAGAGCCTGCAGCGTCGGCATTTCCTCAAAGGCGGCCTGACCGTGGGCGCGATGGCGATGCTCACCGGTTGCAACCTGCAGGACGGCGATCAGGTGGATAAGGTGCTGTGGAGCATGTCGCGGTGGAACGATCGGGTTCAGGCCTGGCTGTTCAGCGGGCAGAAGCTGGCGCCGACGTTCAGTAAGGATCAGGTCCGTAACCCGTTTCCGTTCAACGCGTTCTACAGCGAGGATGATATTCCGGAGCTGGACACGGCGGACTGGAAGCTGGGTGTGTCGGGGCTGGTGCGCGACAAGGCGCCGTGGACGCTGGAGGGGTTGCGCAAGTTGCCGCAGCGCAGCGATATCACGCGCTTGATTTGCGTTGAGGGCTGGAGCGCGATCGGGCAGTGGGGCGGTGTGCCGTTGCGCACGTTTCTGGAGCATGTGGGGGCGGATACGACGGCGAAGTTTGTCGGCTTCAAGTGCGCGGATCGGTATTACTCGAGTCTGGACATGCCGACGGCGTTGCATCCGCAGACGCTGCTGGCGCTGGATTTTGCCGAGGTGGCGTTGCCGCCGGAGTATGGCTATCCGTTGCGGGTGAGGGTGCCGACGAAGCTTGGCTTCAAGAATCCGAAGCATATCGTCGAGATTGTGGTGAGCAATGAGAATCCCGGGGGGTATTGGGAGGATCAGGGGTACAACTGGTTTAGCGGGATCTGA
- a CDS encoding cytochrome b/b6 domain-containing protein — protein MKKTRIHPWPIRLTHWINAFGMVCMFMSGWGIYNASPLFSFSFPRDFTVGGWLGGALAWHFAVMWLLVINGLIYVFYGLFTRHFKRDFLPVTPTAVKRDMLDALRFRLKHEKGVYNAVQRLMYWLVLAAGVLIVLTGLAIWKPIQLQELTAVFGGYDFARYVHFAAMAFIGAFVVVHLALVLMVPKTLMPMITGGSRGIESGKVEHD, from the coding sequence ATGAAAAAAACCAGAATTCATCCATGGCCCATCCGCCTGACGCACTGGATCAATGCCTTTGGCATGGTCTGCATGTTCATGAGCGGGTGGGGCATCTATAACGCGTCGCCGCTGTTCAGCTTCTCGTTCCCCCGGGATTTCACCGTGGGCGGCTGGTTGGGCGGCGCGCTGGCGTGGCACTTCGCCGTAATGTGGCTGTTGGTGATCAACGGCCTGATCTACGTGTTCTATGGCCTGTTCACGCGGCATTTCAAGCGCGACTTTCTGCCGGTCACCCCCACAGCGGTGAAGCGCGACATGCTCGATGCGCTGCGCTTTCGTCTCAAGCACGAGAAGGGCGTGTACAACGCCGTGCAGCGCCTGATGTATTGGCTGGTGCTGGCCGCCGGCGTGTTGATCGTGCTGACGGGGCTGGCGATCTGGAAGCCGATTCAGTTACAGGAACTGACCGCCGTGTTCGGCGGCTACGACTTCGCCCGGTACGTGCACTTTGCGGCGATGGCGTTCATTGGCGCGTTCGTGGTGGTGCATCTGGCGCTGGTGCTGATGGTGCCGAAAACCCTGATGCCGATGATCACTGGCGGTTCGCGTGGGATTGAGAGCGGGAAGGTCGAGCATGATTGA
- a CDS encoding MarR family winged helix-turn-helix transcriptional regulator produces the protein MNPDTLQMRITGGVVAASRQWRRVCQTTLIDSGVTEACAGPLLMIARLGEGVRQVTVAQACGLESPSLVRLLDQLCKAGLVQRTEDPTDRRAKALSLTDEGRALANAIEAELIRLRRDIFSNVDPADLEATLRVFSAIAQATPMAPESSS, from the coding sequence ATGAACCCTGACACCCTGCAAATGCGCATCACCGGCGGCGTTGTCGCCGCCTCCCGGCAGTGGCGACGCGTCTGCCAGACAACGCTGATCGACTCTGGCGTCACCGAAGCCTGCGCCGGTCCGTTGCTGATGATCGCGCGTCTGGGTGAAGGCGTACGTCAGGTGACAGTGGCCCAGGCCTGCGGGCTGGAAAGCCCGTCACTGGTGCGCCTGCTGGATCAGCTGTGCAAAGCCGGCCTGGTGCAGCGCACCGAAGACCCCACCGACCGCCGCGCCAAGGCCTTGAGCCTCACCGATGAGGGGCGCGCGCTGGCCAACGCCATCGAGGCAGAGCTGATCCGCCTGCGCCGCGACATCTTCAGCAACGTCGACCCGGCGGATCTGGAAGCGACGTTGCGCGTCTTCAGCGCCATCGCCCAAGCCACGCCGATGGCGCCGGAGTCGTCATCTTGA
- a CDS encoding heavy metal sensor histidine kinase — translation MRARRPPSLTLRATLAFSVVAMLAVAGAGMYLYETMKGAVMTRSDHAVLARLDHFRKLLQYDLTLTTLQSSPQLFENMLDSEDDIFIIAEPGKPAVIRVNPLHASLPSMPVVPANMPLSVADMRSGMLDSGVPMRAATVEAVSGGRIVHLTAAHIEVKEMATLAGFRNRILLAVALAFVLTALLGYVLLRRGLRPLRRMANHAAAITPAQLDSRMDNRDTPVELQQLGEAYNAMLDRLADGYQRLTQFSADLAHEIRTPVGSLMGHCQVALRQARTEDEYQALLASNLEELERISRMVESILFLARADEAQAALNRQMLDLADEMQRVAGYFEGLAEEREITLHTEGDARIEADPLLLRRALSNLVANAIRYADEGSEIKIRVIESGQHCRIEVENQGPTLDDATLGKLFDRFYRGDASRHQSSDSNGLGLAIVAAIMQLHGGEVSVNQPAPGRICFGLAFPR, via the coding sequence ATGCGAGCCCGACGCCCGCCATCCCTGACCCTGCGCGCGACCCTGGCGTTTTCGGTGGTGGCCATGCTCGCCGTCGCGGGCGCCGGCATGTACCTCTACGAAACCATGAAGGGCGCGGTGATGACCCGCAGCGACCATGCGGTGCTGGCGCGGCTGGATCACTTTCGCAAACTGCTGCAGTACGACCTGACCCTGACTACCTTGCAAAGCAGCCCGCAGCTGTTCGAGAACATGCTCGACAGCGAGGATGACATCTTCATCATCGCCGAGCCGGGCAAGCCAGCGGTGATCAGGGTCAATCCGCTGCATGCGTCCCTGCCGTCGATGCCAGTAGTGCCCGCGAACATGCCGCTGAGCGTGGCCGACATGCGCAGCGGCATGCTGGATTCAGGCGTGCCGATGCGCGCGGCGACGGTCGAAGCGGTGTCAGGCGGCAGGATCGTGCACCTGACGGCCGCGCACATCGAGGTCAAGGAAATGGCCACCCTGGCGGGTTTCCGCAATCGCATTCTGCTCGCCGTGGCCCTGGCCTTCGTGCTCACAGCCCTGCTCGGTTACGTGTTACTGCGCCGGGGTCTGCGGCCGTTGCGCAGAATGGCCAACCACGCCGCGGCCATCACCCCGGCGCAACTGGACAGCCGCATGGACAACCGCGACACGCCAGTGGAGTTGCAGCAACTGGGCGAGGCGTACAACGCGATGCTTGACCGGCTCGCCGACGGCTATCAGCGGCTGACACAGTTTTCCGCCGACCTGGCCCATGAAATCCGCACGCCGGTGGGTTCGTTGATGGGGCATTGCCAGGTGGCCCTGCGGCAAGCGCGCACCGAGGATGAATACCAGGCGCTGCTGGCCTCCAACCTGGAGGAGCTGGAACGCATCTCGCGCATGGTCGAAAGCATTCTGTTCCTGGCGCGGGCCGATGAAGCGCAAGCCGCGCTCAACCGCCAGATGCTGGACCTGGCGGACGAGATGCAGCGAGTCGCGGGCTATTTCGAAGGGCTGGCGGAAGAGCGTGAAATCACACTGCACACGGAAGGCGACGCGCGGATCGAGGCCGATCCCTTATTGCTGCGCAGGGCACTGAGCAATCTGGTGGCGAACGCGATCCGCTACGCCGATGAAGGCAGTGAGATCAAGATTCGTGTGATCGAGAGCGGCCAGCACTGCCGCATCGAGGTGGAGAACCAGGGCCCGACACTGGACGACGCGACCCTGGGCAAGCTGTTCGACCGCTTCTACCGCGGCGATGCCTCACGCCACCAGAGCTCCGACTCCAATGGACTGGGCCTGGCCATCGTCGCCGCGATCATGCAGCTGCACGGCGGCGAGGTGTCGGTTAACCAGCCGGCGCCGGGGCGGATCTGTTTCGGGCTGGCGTTTCCGCGATAG
- a CDS encoding polysaccharide lyase family 7 protein has protein sequence MIDLAIWNLSIPVGIAAATIDTPKLVGGYQDGYFRSGDTLFFWAPVTGSRTDNAKFPRTELRETYANGTVHNWTYSDADNFLRAALTVDQVPSTGKIVIGQIHAYGSTEPLLKLEYQYKEKTKTGNLVVKYRSTPTSEPEVIQVATGVLLKQRFTYTIHLTQAGNLTVNAYDMQWGAKLDLSWKGKPLYFKAGVYTQDNAGYATEGGAATFYKLVATHDKKA, from the coding sequence ATGATTGATCTCGCCATCTGGAATCTTTCTATACCGGTCGGTATCGCAGCCGCCACCATCGACACGCCAAAACTCGTCGGCGGTTACCAGGATGGTTACTTCCGTTCAGGGGACACTTTGTTCTTCTGGGCGCCGGTTACAGGGTCAAGGACTGACAATGCCAAATTTCCCCGCACCGAACTGCGTGAGACCTACGCCAACGGTACGGTTCACAACTGGACCTACTCTGACGCGGACAATTTCCTGCGTGCGGCGCTGACCGTGGACCAAGTGCCTTCAACAGGCAAAATCGTCATCGGTCAGATCCACGCCTATGGCAGTACCGAGCCGCTGCTCAAGCTCGAATACCAGTACAAGGAAAAAACCAAGACCGGCAACCTCGTCGTGAAGTATCGCTCGACGCCTACTTCCGAGCCCGAAGTCATTCAGGTGGCCACCGGCGTGCTGCTCAAGCAACGCTTCACATACACCATCCACCTGACCCAGGCCGGCAACCTGACCGTCAATGCCTACGACATGCAGTGGGGTGCCAAGCTCGACCTGTCCTGGAAGGGCAAGCCGCTGTATTTCAAGGCAGGCGTCTACACCCAGGACAATGCCGGCTACGCCACCGAAGGCGGCGCGGCGACGTTCTACAAACTGGTGGCGACCCACGACAAGAAGGCGTGA
- a CDS encoding heavy metal response regulator transcription factor, which translates to MHILLIEDDTKTGEYLKKGLTESGYKVDWTQHGTDGLHMALEHSYDLLVLDVMLPGIDGWQIIEILRAKQDVPVLFLTARDQLQDRIRGLELGADDYLVKPFSFTELLLRIRTILRRGVVREADHFHLADLELDLLRRRVTRQQQVITLTNKEFALLHLFLRREGDVLSRAQIASEVWDMNFDSDTNVVDVAIKRLRSKVDTPYPIKLIHTVRGIGYVCEVRPCEPDARHP; encoded by the coding sequence ATGCACATTCTGCTTATCGAAGACGACACCAAGACTGGCGAGTACCTGAAGAAGGGCCTCACCGAGTCCGGTTACAAAGTCGACTGGACCCAGCACGGCACCGACGGCCTGCACATGGCCCTGGAGCACAGCTACGACCTGCTGGTGCTCGACGTCATGCTGCCGGGCATCGACGGCTGGCAGATCATCGAAATCCTGCGGGCGAAGCAGGACGTGCCGGTGCTGTTTCTGACCGCCCGCGATCAGTTGCAGGACCGCATCCGCGGCCTTGAACTGGGCGCCGACGATTACCTGGTCAAGCCGTTTTCCTTCACCGAACTGCTCCTGCGCATCCGCACCATCCTGCGTCGCGGGGTGGTGCGCGAGGCCGACCATTTCCACCTGGCCGATCTGGAGCTGGACCTCCTGCGCCGAAGGGTCACGCGCCAGCAACAGGTCATCACCCTGACCAACAAGGAGTTCGCGCTGCTGCATCTGTTTCTGCGCCGCGAGGGCGACGTGCTGTCGAGGGCGCAGATCGCTTCGGAAGTCTGGGACATGAATTTCGACAGCGACACCAACGTCGTCGATGTGGCGATCAAGCGCCTGCGCAGCAAGGTCGACACGCCCTACCCGATCAAACTCATCCACACCGTGCGCGGCATCGGTTACGTCTGCGAGGTGCGGCCATGCGAGCCCGACGCCCGCCATCCCTGA